A window of Rhinatrema bivittatum chromosome 2, aRhiBiv1.1, whole genome shotgun sequence contains these coding sequences:
- the LOC115085886 gene encoding zinc finger protein 786-like, which yields MPAGASAQVPVTFEDVAVYFSQEEWEGLEEWQKELYKEVMKENYQNLDSLGTGSPTITPEIISHIERGEEPYIRDEPGSEEGGTGKSSCSEIDDFKKRHKVTLFFLECPVNIFPDAARVTQQRRKRFLRPGVLQLRPLFLFHFPCICVVRLQRVNFFF from the exons atgcctgcaggagcttctgctcag gtcccagtaacCTTTGAGGACGTTGCTGTTTATTTCTCCCAAGAAGAGTGGGAGGGTTtagaagaatggcagaaggagctttacaaggaggtgatgaaggagaattatcagaATCTCGACTCATTGG GAACAGGCTCCCCGACCATCACCCCTGAGATTATATCCCACATTGAACGAGGGGAAGAGCCGTACATCAGGGATGAGCCGGGATCAGAGGAAGGAGGCACTGGGaaaagcagctgctcag AAATTGATGACTTCAAGAAAAGACATAAG gTGACTCTCTTTTTTCTGGAATGCCCGGTTAACATCTTCCCAGATGCTGCCAGAGTAACTCAACAAAGAAGGAAGAGATTTCTAAGACCTGGGGTATTGCAACTCAGGccattatttttgtttcattttccttgTATATGTGTGGTGAGATTGCAaagggttaatttttttttttga